The Priestia megaterium NBRC 15308 = ATCC 14581 region AAGGGAAGTTATAGTGATGCATGAAGCGTTTAGATTCTTCTACACTTAAACCATCTAAAATTTGCACATCGCCAAGTGCACCTAATGTACAGATGCTAAGCGCTTGAGTTTGTCCACGCGTAAATAATCCAGATCCGTGTGTACGAGGAAGCAAGTTTGTTTCAGAAGAAAGTGGACGAATTTCGTCAATACTACGGCCATCAGGACGCACTTTTTCTTCTGTGATCAAGCGACGCACTTCACTTTTAACAAGCTTCGATAAAATTTCATTCACTTGATTTAGTACTTCTTCTTCTACATCTTGCTCTTCAAATTTTGCAGCTACTGCGCTTTTCACTTCTTTAATCGCATTTTCGCGCGCATGCTTTTCTTGAACTTGAACGGCACGGTTCATGTCACCTTCTGCAATTTCGCGAACTTGACGCTCAAGGTCAGCATCCACAGTATAAAGCGCAACTTCTACTTTTTCTTTGCCTACTGCTGCTACAATTTCTTCTTGGAACGCAATTAATTTTTTAATTTGCTCGTGTCCAAACATAATTGCTTCCAGCATTACTTCTTCCGGTACTTCATCAGCGCCTGCTTCAACCATGTTGATCGCATCTTTTGTACCAGCAACCGTCAGATGAATATCGCTTTTTTCAAGCTCATCTACCGTTGGGTTTACAACAAATTCATTGTCTACACGGCCTACGATTACGCCTGCAATAGGACCTTCAAATGGAATATCAGATACTGATAATGCTAATGAAGAACCGAACATTGCCGCGATTTCTGAAGAACAGTTTTGATCTACGCTCATTACAACGCTGACAACTTGAACTTCGTTTCGGAAACCATCTGCGAATAAAGGACGAATCGGACGGTCGATTAAACGGCTAGCCAAGATTGCTTTTTCACTTGGTCTGCCTTCACGCTTAATGAATCCACCTGGGATTTTACCGACTGCATATAAACGCTCTTCATAGTTTACTGTTAACGGGAAGAAATCTACATTTTTAGGCTCTTTTGAAGCCGTTGCTGTACTTAATACAACTGTGTCTCCATAGCGGATTAATGCTGCGCCATTTGCTTGTTTTGCCAACTGGCCAACTTCAACTTCTAGCTTTCGTCCAGCTAGATCTACGGAGAACACTCGTTTTTCTTGTTCCATATCGACGAGTACCCCTCTCTACATATAAAATATGTATGTAATCAAATGTGATAGTTTTATTATAAACGAAATATCCAAAAACAATAGCTTTTTTCACATTATGTAGCATCTTTAATGTTTCTTAAATGTACATACTAAAAAAGCGGGAATGCTCCCGCTTTCTTCTTATTATCGACGTAAACCAAGTTTGTTGATTAACTCACGATAACGAGTAACGTCTTTGTTACGTAGGTAGTTAAGTAAGTTACGACGTCGACCTACCATTTTTAAAAGACCACGACGTGAATGGTGATCCTTTTTATGAGTACGTAAGTGACCGTTTAGATTGTTAATTTGCTCTGTTAGGACAGCGATTTGAACTTCTGGAGAACCAGTGTCGTTCGCATGAGTTTTGTACTCACTAATGATTTCATTTTTACGCTCTTGTGTGATAGCCATCCTATTCACCTCCTTATTATTAAACCCCAGTTACCGAGCAAAACGTTGGTGAATCGTAATGCCAAGCAATGGTTGTTTTACATACAAGTGTTATGTTACTACTTATTAGAACAAAAAGCAAGTCGTAGCAACTATTTATATATTTTTTTTTATTTCTTATGCTTTTGAATTCCTTCAAAATAAGCAAGGGCTTCTTCCTTGTCCTTTGAGATCTGACCGACAAGCTCTTCGATGCCGCTGAACTTTTTTTCTGAACGAATCATTCGGTGCCATTTCACTGTTACGTGCTGATCGTAGATTTGCTCGTCAAATGATAATAAGTGGACTTCGATTGTTGGCTTTTCTAAATTATCGTGAAAAGTCGGCTTATAGCCCACGTTGCATACTCCTGCATACCACTTGCCATGGAGCTGAAGCTCAACAGCGTACACGCCGATGCGCGGAAGTAAATACTCATCGTCTAAAGCGATGTTAGCAGTCGGAAAACCTATTTGCCTGCCTCGCTTTTCTCCATGAGTCACTGTACCTGACACTTCATAATAGCGCCCAAGCAGCTCTTTTACTCGATGCATGTCTCCATTTGCTAAATTTTCGCGAACGAGCGTTGAACTAATTTTTTCTTCCCCATTTGTTAACTTATCAATTGTTGTTTGAGTGAATTTTGATCGAGAATGAAATGGTAGTATTTCCATTGTTCCTTTACCTAACTTTCCATACGTATAGTCAAATCCAGCTACCACATGCTGCACATTCAGGCCAATAATATACTGATCAACAAACTCTTGAGGCAATAGTGCTGCAAACTGTTTATCAAAATGAACGATATATAAAAAGTCAATTCCCATTTCCTCAATGAGTTTCTTTTTTTCTTGAAGTGGTGTGATCATATCAATGTGCTGCACGTTGCGCCCAAGCACCACAGAAGGGTGAGGAGTAAACGTCATCACAGCACTAGCTATGCCTTTTTCATCGGCTAACTGTTTTGCTGAATTTATCACTTGCTGATGCCCTAAATGCACACCATCAAAATAACCAAGTGCTAACACTGATTGTTGAACAGCTTCTCGTTGAAAGTGGTGTGGATGTCGAATTTCAATCGTTTCCAAAACACAGTTCACCTTTTCCCTAACCGGTCTAGTCGATTGCCAACACTTTAACCGGCTTCATTAAATGTTTTTTCGTTGGGTGCTGAGCATAAATTGCTAAGCACTTGCCTGCAGAATTTATCATTAAAAAGAATGGTTCCTTTTTTAACTCTTCATCTTCTGTGCACGGCAATACCGCGCCATTTTTCACTTTCTCTGCTAATGTATCACTAATTTGAAGTTTCGGCAAATGATTAAGAGCTTCTTCGATCGAATGCAGTTTCTCATTGATCGTTTCTTCTTCTACCGCCCGTTCAATATCTTCAAATGTCACACAATCTTCCAGTGAAAACTGCCCTGAACCCGTTCGCTGCAAATAAGACATATGAGACGGATAGCCAAGTGCTTCTCCAATCATCACAGCAAGCGTTCGCACATATGTACCTTTGCTGCACGTTACGCGGAATTTGAAGGAAATTTGTTCTCCCTCAAATGCAGCGCGATCGTCTAGCAGTTCAAAGTTATAGATATGAATGGTTCTAACAGGGCGCTCTACTTCGATTCCTTGCCTTGCATATTCATATAGCTTTTTACCTTTGACTTTTACCGCGGAGTACATTGGAGGCACTTGCTGAAGTTCTCCTGTCATCGAAGACAGCACTTCTTCGATTTGAGCACGTGAAAAAGAATCCACTACTTTCTTTTCTTCTACAACCTCTCCGGAAGAATCTTCTGTTGTTGTAGAAAATCCGAGTGTAACTTCTCCTTCATAGGTTTTAGTAGCTCCTGTTAGATACTCTACAATTTTGGTAGCTCTACCGATACAAATAGGCAATACCCCTGTAACGTCTGGGTCTAATGTGCCTGTATGCCCTACTTTTTTAGTGCGAAGCAGCTTTCGGACTTTAAACACACAGTCGTGCGAAGTCAGGCCAGCTGGTTTATGTAAAATTAAAACACCGTCCACTCATTCTTCATCTCCTTTTCATTTAAAAAAGGGTGTCTCAGAAGCAAAAACCACTTTTGAGACACCCTTTTTTGTTTCTACATTCACTGATCTTATTCGTTCTCTTGATGGTCATCGCTTTCTTTTTTAATTTCATGAAGCAATGATTCAATTCGATTACCATAATCAATTGATTCATCAAACTCAAACGTAATTTCAGGTGTTTTACGTAAGCGAATGCGCTGACCGATTTCTGAGCGGATAAATCCTTTTGCTTTCGCAAGGCCTTTTAACGTATTCTCACGCTGTTCAGCATCTCCTAAAACAGAGATATACACTTTCGCTTGCTGTAAATCGCCTGATACTTGAACATCTGTTACAGTCACAAAACCGATGCGCGGATCCTTGATTTTACGATTTAAAATCTCGCCCATCTCTTTTTTCATTTGTTCTCCGACTCTAGTTGCTCTTATGTTCATCTGTGTCACCCCTTTTATAACCAATCAAAAGTTGTAATGGTACGTTCAATCTCTGGAAAAGAATCAATCAAGCTTAGCGCTTTTTGCAGTTCTTGTTCCGTTGTGACACGGCTAGATGAGACTGCGACAATGCTAATTTTTGTTCGTTGCCACACATCTTGAAAATCAGTTTCTGAAACTGATACGTTAAACCGCTGCTTCAAGCGCATCAAGATGCGCTGAAGCACGGCACGTTTTTCTTTAAGAGAAGCAGCATTGTAAATTAAGCATTCACACTCCACTAGTCCAATCATTTAGGATCAATTTGCTCCATTACATATGCTTCAATAATATCTCCTTCTTTAATATCATTGAAGTTTTTAATTGTAATACCACACTCATATCCTTGAGCGACTTCTTTTGCATCGTCTTTAAAGCGTTTTAGCACATCTACTTCACCTTCAAAGATAACAATTCCGTCACGGATTAAACGAATTCCACTGTTACGTGTAATTTTACCGTCCGTTACGTAACTTCCTGCGATTGTACCAACTTTTGATACTTTGAATGTTTGACGTACTTCCACTTGACCGATGATTTTTTCAGCAAACTCAGGATCAAGCATTCCTTTCATCGCAGATTCAATTTCTTCAATTACTTTATAAATAATGCGGTGAAGACGAATATCTACGTTTTCTACGTCAGCTGTACGTTTTGCTCCAGCATCCGGACGCACGTTAAAGCCGATAACGATTGCGTTAGAAGCAGTTGCAAGAATGATATCAGATTCTGTAATCGCACCTACACCCGTATGGATAATACGAACATTTACACCCTCTACATCAATCTTTTGAAGAGCAGCAGCCAATGCTTCTACAGAACCTTGTACGTCTGCTTTTACGATAAGGTTTAAGTCTTTCATTTCACCTTGTTTAATTTTTTCAAATAAATCATCTAAGCTTACGCGAGATTTTTCACCGCGCTGTTGTTCAAGCTGCTTTTGAGCACGAGCTTCTCCGATTTGACGAGCTGTTTTCTCATCTTCAAACACTAAGAAACGATCTCCAGCTAACGGAACTTCGTTTAAGCCAGTAATCTCAACCGGAGTAGATGGTCCTACTTCCTTCACACGGCGGCCAATATCATTTACCATTGCGCGAACGCGGCCAAACGTATTTCCGACTACGATTGGATCACCTACGCGTAGTGTACCAGTTTGAACAAGAAGCGTTGCTACAGACCCACGGCCTTTATCTAGCTGTGCTTCTACAACTGTACCTGCTGCACGACGGTTAGGATTTGCTTTTAACTCTTCTACTTCACTTACAAGTAAAATCATTTCAAGCAATTGATCGATCCCTTCACCTGAAATGGCTGAAAGCTTACAGAAGATTGTTTCTCCGCCCCACTCTTCAGCTACAAGGCCGTGCTCCATTAGTTCTTGCATCACGCGATCTGGATTTGCTGCTTCTTTATCCATTTTGTTAACCGCAACAATAATTGGCACTTCTGCCGCTTTTGCATGGTTAATCGCTTCAATTGTTTGAGGCATTACACCATCGTCTGCTGCAACAACAAGGATTGTAATATCCGTTACTTGCGCACCGCGAGCACGCATCGTTGTAAATGCAGCATGCCCTGGTGTATCAAGGAATGTAATTTTCTTTTCATCAACCACAACTTGATAAGCACCGATATGCTGCGTGATACCGCCTGCTTCTGCAGCCGTTACTTTTGTGTTACGGATAGAGTCAAGAAGCGTCGTTTTACCGTGGTCAACGTGACCCATGATTGTAACAACTGGAGGACGCACTTGAAGATCTTTTTCGTCATCAATGATTTCTAATGATTCAAAAGCAGTGTCATCTACTACTACTTCTTCTTCAACTTCTACACCGTATTCTCCGGCAATTAGTTCGATAGAATCTTTATCTAACTCTTGGTTAATTGTTGCCATTACACCAAGCATAAATAATTTTTTAATAATTTCAGAAGGCTCTTTGCCTAATTCTTTTGCTAACTCAGAAACCGTTAAGCTTCCGACAAACGTTACTTTTTCCGGTAACTCTTTTGCAGCTGCTGGAGCTGGTCTACCTTTTGGTGCCTGTGACTTTTGTGCCTGTGGCTTTTTGTTACCTTTATTGTTTCCTTTGTTAGCTGTTGATTTTGTATTTTTATTCAATACTTTCACCCCCATAAAATTAACCGAGCATCGTTGCTAGCTTTTTAGCAAATCCCTCGTCCATAACGGCTACCACAACTCGAGCATCTTTACCAATCGCTTGACCTAGCGTGTAGCGATCGGGAACGATTTTAACCGAAACGTTATAGTAAGAACATTTATCCGTTACTTTTTTCTTTGTGTTTTCAGACGCATCGCTTGCTAAAAGTACTAACTTTGCTTTTTGTTTCCGAACTTCTCTAACCACAAGTTCTTCTCCAGAAATCAATTTGCGTGCACGGTTTGCAAGCCCTAAAAAGGAGATCCATTGTTCATTCATTAGCGTGACTGTTTCTCCTTTTCTACAAGCGCTAGCAACTCTTCATAAACCGCTTCATCTATTGACGCGCCTAAATGTGTCGAAAGCACATTTTTCTTTTTTGCCAATAAAATTGCTTCTTTATCCTTGCTTACATAAGCTCCGCGCCCGGACTTTTTACCCGTTACATCAACTGAAACGTCGCCTTCTTTTGAGCGCACAACGCGTACTAGCTCTTTTTTAGGCTTCATTTCTCCAGTGGCCACACATTTTCGCATCGGGACTTTTTTACGATTGTTCACCTTGGCTCACCTCTTATTCCATATCTTCATCTGAATCAAATGCATGTTGACTTACTAGCATATCATCGCTGTTTTTTACAACCATACCTTCTTGTTCAGCTTCTGATTGACTTTTAATATCAATTTTCCAGCCTGTCAGCTTAGCAGCTAGACGTGCATTTTGTCCACGTTTACCAATTGCAAGTGACAGCTGATAGTCAGGAACGATAACAGTTGTTGCTTTTTCATTTTCATCTACAATCACATCTACTACCTTAGATGGACTTAAAGCGTTGGCAACAAATTCAACTGGATCATTTGACCAGCGAACAATGTCAATTTTTTCACCTTTTAGTTCATTTACAACAGCCTGTACGCGCTGACCTTTTGGCCCAACACAAGAACCGACCGGATCTACTTCAGCATACTCAGAATGAACAGAGATTTTTGAACGGTCTCCAGCTTCGCGAGCTACTGATTTTAATTCAACTGTACCGTCATAGATTTCCGGTACTTCTTTTTCAAAAAGACGTTTTAAAAGACCTGGGTGCGTACGTGAAACATAGATTTGCGGGCCTTTTGTTGTTTTTTCTACTTTCGTAATATACACTTTAATACGATCATGAGGTTTATACTGCTCATTTGGCATTTGCTCGCTTTGAGGAAGCAATGCTTCAATTTTGCCAAGGCTCACATAGATGAAGCGAGAATCTTGACGCTGAACAATACCTGTCATAATATCTTCTTCGCGATCGCTGAACTCTGAATAGATAACGCCTCGTTCCGCCTCACGAACACGCTGTGTAACAACTTGTTTTGCTGTTTGAGCCGCGATGCGTCCAAAGTCTTTTGGCGTTACTTCGATTTCAACCACATCGTCTAGTTGGAAGTTAGGGTTGATTGTTTGTGCTTCTTCAACCGAAATTTCCAGGCGTGGATCATATACTTCATCAACCACATCTTTGCGAGCAAACACGCGCATTGAACCTCTTTCTAAATTTAAATCAACGCGTACGTTTTGCGCTTGGTTAAAGTTGCGTTTGTAAGCAGAAATTAGCGCTGCTTCAATTGCTTCAATAATTACATCTTTGCTAATGCCTTTCTCTTTTTCAAGAATGACTAAGGCATCAAATAACTCACTGCTCATCGTTGGATAATCCCCCTTTAATATTGGCCCCTACACATTAAAATACAATCGCTAATCGAGCAAAAGCGACTTTGTCATATGGTAAAACCACCGTTTTTGTGCGTGTTTTGATACGAATAGATAATGTGACAGTTTCTCCGTCAAATGATTGTAATTCGCCTTCAAATTCTTTTGCACCTTCAATTGGTTCATATGTTTTTATGTATACATGCTTACCAATTGCACGTTCAAAATCTTTATCTTTTTTTAATGGGCGTTCCGCACCAGGCGATGATACTTCTAAAAAATAGTTATGAGGGATTGGATCTACTGCATCCATTTTCTCACTCAATTTTTCACTTACTGCTCCGCAGTCTTCGATATCCACGCCGGTATCAGAATCGATAAACACACGTAAAAACCAATCTTTTCCTTCTTTTACGTATTCAATTTCAACAAGCTCTAAATTCATTTCCTCTAAGATAGGGGAAACCATTTCTTCCACTGTTTGTTTTACATTTTTACTCATTCTAATCCTCCCTTCGAGACATTGCATGGTATGTTTAGGTTACGCGTTTTTTATGTCTCTTATATCAAAAAAGAGTGGTTTATTTGCTATTTTTATTTTGCACTCTATAAGAGGTCTAACCTACTAGAGTGGAAATGTTGTCATTTGTGTTGCAGGATTTTAAACGTCACATAATAAATCAATCATGGTGATTGAAAATCTACAGAAAAAACGAATCATGCTAGAAGCCGATTCGTTCTCCATACTACTTACTATGTCAGTAAGTTCATATCAATAAGAAAGAGCGGGTTTCCCCACTCTTTCTCGTCCGTATCCTTAGCATTTCCACAATTACTATATCATAACCGCTTATTTTATGCAAATGTTAGAAAAGAGAAAGCTGGTTCTGATCAGGTAATGATTCAAGGCATCCATGGTTGTCTAGATACTCTAAAATCGTCTTCGATACTTTGCCTCGCTGCTGCAAGTCTTCTTTCGATAAAAACTCTCCCGTTTCACGAGCTTTTACAATGTTCAGCGCTGCATTTGTGCCAAGACCGGGAATGGCATTAAACGGTGGAACTAAAGACGTGCCGTCAATTAAAAATTCGTCTGCGCTAGATTCATATAAATCTACTTTTTTAAATGAATAGCCTCGTTCGCACATTTCTAAAGAAAGCTCAAGCACCGTTAATAAGTTTTTCTCTTTAGGAGATGCATCTAAACCTTTGGCATTGATTTCTTCCATCTTCGCTCGAATGGCAGTTGACCCTTTGATCATCGTATCAATATCAAAGTCATCTGCACGAACCGTAAAGTATGCTGCGTAATAAAGAAGCGCGTGGTGCACTTTGAAATAAGCAATACGCACGGCCATCAATACATAAGCAGCCGCATGGGCTTTAGGGAACATATACTTAATCTTTTTACAAGAATCAATATACCAGTCCGGAACACCATTTTTGATCATTTCCTCTTCAAATTCAGGTGTTAGCCCTTTCCCTTTACGTACAGACTCCATAATTTTAAAGGCAAGTGAAGGTTCAAGACCTTGATAAATCAGATAAACCATGATGTCATCACGACAGCCGATTACTTCACTTAAGTTGCAAATATCATTGCGAATTAGCTCCTGTGCATTACCAAGCCATACGTCCGTCCCGTGCGACAGTCCCGAGATTTGAACAAGCTCTGAAAACGTCGTTGGCTTCGTATCTTCTAACATTTGACGCACAAAGCGCGTTCCAAATTCAGGTATGCCAAGCGTTCCTGTTTTACACATAATTTGCTCTTCTGTTACGCCAAGTGATTCCGTTCCACTAAAAATTTTCATCACTTCAGGATCATCCGTCGGAATCGTTTTTGGATCAATTCCACTTAAATCTTGAAGCATGCGAATCACGGTCGGATCATCGTGTCCGAGTATATCAAGTTTTAATAAATTATCATGAATCGAATGGAAGTCAAAATGAGTTGTTCTCCACTCGGAATTACGGTCATCAGCTGGAAACTGGATCGGTGAAAAATCGAAGATATCCATATAGTCCGGCACAACGATAATCCCCCCTGGATGCTGACCCGTTGTACGTTTTACGCCCGTACATCCTGCTACTAAACGATCCACTTCTGCGTTTCGTAAATGTAAATCACGGTCACCGGCATAGCCTTTTACATAGCCATAAGCTGTTTTTTCGGCTACTGTACCGATTGTTCCCGCGCGATATACATTATCTTCTCCAAACAGTACTTTTGTATAGTTGTGAGCTCGCGGCTGATACTCTCCGGAGAAGTTCAAATCGATATCGGGAACTTTGTCTCCTTTGAATCCTAAGAACGTTTCAAACGGAATATCGTGTCCATCTTTAATAAATGGTACGCCACAATCGTCGCAGCTTTTGTCCGGCAAGTCGAATCCGGAACCAACGGAACCGTCATTAAAAAACTCGGATTTCTTACATTTTGGACAAACATAATGCGGCGGCAGTGGATTTACTTCTGTAATTTCCGTCATCGTCGCAACGAATGAAGACCCTACGGAACCACGTGAACCAACTAAGTAACCATCATTCAACGATTTTTTAACGAGTTTATGCGAGATCAAGTAAATAACGGCAAACCCGTGGCCGATAATACTTTTCAACTCTTTCTCTAGACGGGCTTCTACTACTTCAGGCAGCTCTTCACCGTAGATGCTGCGTGCCATCGCATAGCTCATTTCACGCATTTCTTCGTCTGCACCTTCAATTTTTGGCGTATATAAATCATCTTTAATTGGTTTAATATCGTCAATCATATCCGCTATTTTTTGCGTATTATGAACAACAATTTCTTTCGCTTTGTTCCCGTCTAAAAATGAAAAACAATTCAGCATCTCATCCGTTGATCTAAAATGAACATCCGGCAGCTGATGACGGTTTAACGGGTTAGCCCCGCCTTGTGAACCAATTAAAATTTTTCGGTAAATTTTGTCTTCCGGATTGAGATAGTGAACATTTCCTGTTGCTACAACCGGCTTTCCAAGCTTTTCACCAAGCTTCACAATATTGCTGATAATATCTTTTAAGGCTTTCTCATCCCGCACTAAATCCAGTTCAATTAAGTGCTTGTAGTTGTCAGGGGGCTGCACTTCGATGTAATCATAAAATTCAGCTGCTCCTTCTACTTCATCAATTCCTTTTTGCATCATGCCTTCGAATACTTCGCCTCGGTCACATGCGGTTCCAATCAAGATGCCTTCTCGATATTTATCGAGCTGAGATCTTGGAATTCGCGGAACTCGATAAAAGTAATTTAAATGAGAAATCGAAACGAGTTTAAATAGATTTTTTAAACCTACGTCGTTTTGTGCTAAAAGCGTGGCATGATAAGGACGGGCCCGCTGATATGCATTCCCTTCTCCCATATAATCATTTAAGCGATCGTGCATCGTAATTTCGCGTTCAAATGCATCTTTCAGCATTTTATTTAACAAATAGCCAGTTGTTTCCGCATCGTAAATCGCGCGGTGATGCTGCACAAGTTCAATATCAAACTTTTTAGCAAGAGTATTTAAACGATGGTTTTTCATATGCGGATACAAAAATCTTCCGAGTTCAAGCGTATCAATAACGCCGTTAGCTGCTTTTTCTAATCCGATTTTTTGCAGTCCCATATTTAAAAATCCCATATCAAAGCTTGCATTATGAGCGACTAAAATACTGTCGCCCATCCACTCGTGAAAATCCCGAAGTACTTCTGAGATTTCAGGCGCATTTTGGACCATATCATCTGTAATACCCGTCAGCTCAATTGTTGTTGCAGACAGAGGATGATGAGGATTTGCAAATCGTTCAAATCGATCGATGATTTCGCCTTCTTTCATCTTCACGGCAGCAAGTTCAATAATGGTATCGTATACGGCTGACAAACCGGTTGTTTCGACGTCAAATACGACGTAAGTTGCTTCTGTCAAATCCACATGCTGCGGATTATAGGCAATCGGCACGCCGTCGTCTACTAAATTGACTTCCACTCCGTACAGTATTTTAATGCCGTTCTTTTTCCCGGCTCCATACGCTTCAGGAAACGACTGTGCAACCGCGTGATCAGTTATCGCTACAGCCGGATGTCCCCATTTTTTGGCTTGTCCGACTAAAGCTCCAACAGATGAAACGGCATCCATTTGACTCATTGGCGTATGCAAGTGAAGTTCCACACGCTTTTCATCTTCAGGCGCTGTATCCTGTCTAGCGGGACCGGTAATCTCGTTAACATCATTTCCAATCATAACTAGATCACGAACAAATGTATCGTTTTGTACACTTCCGCGAACCTTCACCCACATTCCTTTTTTAATCGCTTGAAGTAAAGGAATATCTTCTTTATCACGCGAAAACATTTTAACCATAATAGAGTTTGTATAATCTGTCACTTTAAAAATAAGAAGCGTACGTCCGCTTCGTAATTCTCTCGTTTCTGCATCAAATACGTAGCCTTCAACGGCAATTCGCTTTTCTTCATCCACAATGGAATCCAGGCGAACCGTCTCGTCTTTAATCGTATATCCAATTGTAAGCGGACCTTTTGGTAGGTCTGGTCCATCACTTTTTTCATTTTCTTTATTTTGCATTTCTGTGATGGCTTGTAATACTTTTTCTGTATCTTCTTGTTTTCGTTGCTCTACAAACTGCTGAAATGCTTCTTCTGAATGTACAACTTCCGTCATTAGCTGAAGGTTCGGAAACCCATAGGACGCATACTGATCAGCAATTAACTGACTATACTTTTTACGTAAAGCCGTTCCTTCTGCATCATGTCGTGCGTTCACAATCAATTTGGCACCGTTCAATCTCGGCATTTGATCTTGTAAAAGCGACTGTAAAAGGGGAGATATGCCCTGCATTTCTCCAATACAATGCTTCCAATATGACTGTACATGCTCTTCCGTACATTCTTTATTAACGGTTTGAATAGAAAAAGAAACACTCGCAATATGAGAAAAAGCTGAAGAAATGCGAGCATGGAATAACTCATAAATCTCAAAAGGTAATAACCCTTCTAAAGA contains the following coding sequences:
- the rnpM gene encoding RNase P modulator RnpM codes for the protein MNNRKKVPMRKCVATGEMKPKKELVRVVRSKEGDVSVDVTGKKSGRGAYVSKDKEAILLAKKKNVLSTHLGASIDEAVYEELLALVEKEKQSR
- the ribF gene encoding bifunctional riboflavin kinase/FAD synthetase translates to METIEIRHPHHFQREAVQQSVLALGYFDGVHLGHQQVINSAKQLADEKGIASAVMTFTPHPSVVLGRNVQHIDMITPLQEKKKLIEEMGIDFLYIVHFDKQFAALLPQEFVDQYIIGLNVQHVVAGFDYTYGKLGKGTMEILPFHSRSKFTQTTIDKLTNGEEKISSTLVRENLANGDMHRVKELLGRYYEVSGTVTHGEKRGRQIGFPTANIALDDEYLLPRIGVYAVELQLHGKWYAGVCNVGYKPTFHDNLEKPTIEVHLLSFDEQIYDQHVTVKWHRMIRSEKKFSGIEELVGQISKDKEEALAYFEGIQKHKK
- a CDS encoding DUF503 domain-containing protein, which translates into the protein MIGLVECECLIYNAASLKEKRAVLQRILMRLKQRFNVSVSETDFQDVWQRTKISIVAVSSSRVTTEQELQKALSLIDSFPEIERTITTFDWL
- the nusA gene encoding transcription termination factor NusA, which encodes MSSELFDALVILEKEKGISKDVIIEAIEAALISAYKRNFNQAQNVRVDLNLERGSMRVFARKDVVDEVYDPRLEISVEEAQTINPNFQLDDVVEIEVTPKDFGRIAAQTAKQVVTQRVREAERGVIYSEFSDREEDIMTGIVQRQDSRFIYVSLGKIEALLPQSEQMPNEQYKPHDRIKVYITKVEKTTKGPQIYVSRTHPGLLKRLFEKEVPEIYDGTVELKSVAREAGDRSKISVHSEYAEVDPVGSCVGPKGQRVQAVVNELKGEKIDIVRWSNDPVEFVANALSPSKVVDVIVDENEKATTVIVPDYQLSLAIGKRGQNARLAAKLTGWKIDIKSQSEAEQEGMVVKNSDDMLVSQHAFDSDEDME
- the truB gene encoding tRNA pseudouridine(55) synthase TruB — its product is MDGVLILHKPAGLTSHDCVFKVRKLLRTKKVGHTGTLDPDVTGVLPICIGRATKIVEYLTGATKTYEGEVTLGFSTTTEDSSGEVVEEKKVVDSFSRAQIEEVLSSMTGELQQVPPMYSAVKVKGKKLYEYARQGIEVERPVRTIHIYNFELLDDRAAFEGEQISFKFRVTCSKGTYVRTLAVMIGEALGYPSHMSYLQRTGSGQFSLEDCVTFEDIERAVEEETINEKLHSIEEALNHLPKLQISDTLAEKVKNGAVLPCTEDEELKKEPFFLMINSAGKCLAIYAQHPTKKHLMKPVKVLAID
- the rimP gene encoding ribosome maturation factor RimP, with product MSKNVKQTVEEMVSPILEEMNLELVEIEYVKEGKDWFLRVFIDSDTGVDIEDCGAVSEKLSEKMDAVDPIPHNYFLEVSSPGAERPLKKDKDFERAIGKHVYIKTYEPIEGAKEFEGELQSFDGETVTLSIRIKTRTKTVVLPYDKVAFARLAIVF
- the pnp gene encoding polyribonucleotide nucleotidyltransferase translates to MEQEKRVFSVDLAGRKLEVEVGQLAKQANGAALIRYGDTVVLSTATASKEPKNVDFFPLTVNYEERLYAVGKIPGGFIKREGRPSEKAILASRLIDRPIRPLFADGFRNEVQVVSVVMSVDQNCSSEIAAMFGSSLALSVSDIPFEGPIAGVIVGRVDNEFVVNPTVDELEKSDIHLTVAGTKDAINMVEAGADEVPEEVMLEAIMFGHEQIKKLIAFQEEIVAAVGKEKVEVALYTVDADLERQVREIAEGDMNRAVQVQEKHARENAIKEVKSAVAAKFEEQDVEEEVLNQVNEILSKLVKSEVRRLITEEKVRPDGRSIDEIRPLSSETNLLPRTHGSGLFTRGQTQALSICTLGALGDVQILDGLSVEESKRFMHHYNFPSFSVGETRPMRGPGRREIGHGALGERALEPVIPNEKDFPYTIRLVSEVLESNGSTSQASICASTLAMMDAGVPIKAPVAGIAMGLIKSGEHYSILTDIQGMEDHLGDMDFKVAGTENGVTALQMDIKIDGLSREILDEALQQAKKGRMQILNHMMSTIATPRQELSQYAPKILTMAINPDKIRDVIGPSGKQINKIIEETGVKIDIEQDGTIFISSIDQPMNEKAKKIIEDLVREVEVGQMYLGKVKRIEKFGAFVEIFSGKDGLVHISELAEERIGKVEDVVSIGDEILVKVMEIDKQGRVNLSRKAILKEQKEKEEKAKETK
- a CDS encoding YlxQ family RNA-binding protein, coding for MNEQWISFLGLANRARKLISGEELVVREVRKQKAKLVLLASDASENTKKKVTDKCSYYNVSVKIVPDRYTLGQAIGKDARVVVAVMDEGFAKKLATMLG
- the rbfA gene encoding 30S ribosome-binding factor RbfA, whose translation is MNIRATRVGEQMKKEMGEILNRKIKDPRIGFVTVTDVQVSGDLQQAKVYISVLGDAEQRENTLKGLAKAKGFIRSEIGQRIRLRKTPEITFEFDESIDYGNRIESLLHEIKKESDDHQENE
- the rpsO gene encoding 30S ribosomal protein S15 — its product is MAITQERKNEIISEYKTHANDTGSPEVQIAVLTEQINNLNGHLRTHKKDHHSRRGLLKMVGRRRNLLNYLRNKDVTRYRELINKLGLRR